In Lactuca sativa cultivar Salinas chromosome 5, Lsat_Salinas_v11, whole genome shotgun sequence, the DNA window tcccttataacttttcaggtgttaagattaatgaggctaaggcttgacatggagcatcgggacatcgctactagttattttgttgggaccttattattattattacttccgcacttattttatatgattattaagttgatggattatgttatgactatttcagttgttttaatttaatttaagatgcgttttaaaagtttaaaatttttgcaaaaaaaaaaattgggtgtcacaagttggtatcagagccacagtttgagggaactaggcattcttgtggatgttctagactcaaatttgaggctctataagagtttattatctttttaaaatatttttcaaactttCTGAAGACTAGTAGTGAAAGATGTCGCGGTGTACCAGTCAGCTAGCCAagtaagccttatttcttatgttaaatgtttatgttaaattgttgactatgaattggattctactagccttaaaatattagattacacacttagttagtgttaacatgtgagagagttgtaaaattaacggctagagcgaactggaaattttgaaactagacgcgaatgcgaaattggaacttgtgtggaaggtagtagaagggcccctactatttgaaacatcggtgccggtttcgagtcggggcaaggttgaaaaattttcggcaagctgagtgttttgtcttcctagaaatatctaggctgaattgtttctaagattttccttCTTCTGTGGATACCAATGGCTCTGCCTGctcgacttaatcagctccaaatggAGCAAGTTAGGGATATTGTCGCTGAGGAATTCAATAACGGTTTCAACGAACTAATCCCGGGTGTGACCAACGACATAATCAACCAATTCGGTGCTCTTCTGGATGAGCGTCTCGCGGCTATTCCCGGGGAAGCGTTACTGTCTCTGCCTGTTCAGGATTCGGCATACTACTTCGAGAAGTTCAACAAGTGTAGCTCTCCTCTTTGGAATGGTGAATCCGACCCAGTTGCTACTAAGCCCTGGGTGTCAGATGTTGAGGGTGCCTTCATAAGTGTTGGGTGTCCGGACTAGTACAAAGCAGTGATCGCCATGAATCAGCTGTGAAAAAGGGGAAAGACATAGTGGAACACCAGCACCGCTCTATTGAACGAAGACGAAGTGAGGGCcatgtcttgggcccaatttgtggagaggttcgaggcacaatatgtgcctaaggtggagcagcagcggatgcagcaagagttcatggccttacAGCAGACTACCGAATCCGTTAGTGACCTGAACGCCAAGTTCTTGGAGATGCTATCTTTTTGCCCCTTGTTTGCTGGGAACGAGGCCTGGTTAGTCAGCCGGTACACGGCCATCCTGCGTATCGAGATTCGGGAATTTGTTAGCATGCAGAAGTTCTCGAATTTATCTGCGATCATGAATGTAGCAAggaggagggaaatcgagttgcagACCCAGTCCAAGAGGAAGGCCAATGACACCTCTTCCAAGACATCTAGAGATGCCCAGAAAACGCAAAAGCAGGGTAGTAAGTCAAGGTATGAGTATAGGACGTCTTCAGGGCGAGAAAAATATGTTGATATGCTACAACTGCAAAAAGCCAGGGCATCATTGGAAGAATTGTAGGGATCCCCCTGCAAGTGCAGTACCTCATATTACTTCTGCAATTCCCGTCTGCTATCACTGCAACGAGACGGGACACAAGAAGCCTGAATGCCCGAAGTTGAAGACTGGTAAAGGAGACAGGGGTACAAATCCTGCAATTGCATCATCCTCTAAGGGAACCATTATGGTGACACGAGGTCGTGCTCACCAGATGACTGTGGAGGAGCCAGTGATTACAACGACAGTGGCAGACACTTATTTGCTAGACTCCAAGCCcgatgttgttatgtttgatagcgGTGCTACCCATTCTTTTGTATCTCACACGTTTATTAATCGTTTGGGGCGTAGTATCGGAAAATTGGCTCACCCAATGGTTGTCGATGTTGTCGACAACCGCACTATTTATGTCACCGATGTCTATCGGAGTTGCACTCTCGAGTTTTCTGGAGTTGAATTCCCTATTGATCTTATCCCTATTGCGATGCGAGAGCTCTGCgttatcataggcatggattggcttgatGCGTTTGATGCGGAAATCCACTGTCGTAAGAAGCAAGTTCGTGTTCGAAACCCTAGAGGTGGAGAACTTATTATTCAGGGGGACATTCCCCGCCTGGCTATGGCTTCTTGCTCTTTTGCTATAGCACTAGACGACGTTCCTGTCGTTTCCGACTTCAACGATGTCTTTCCGTAGGAACTCCCTGGCTTGCC includes these proteins:
- the LOC111897840 gene encoding uncharacterized protein LOC111897840, translating into MLICYNCKKPGHHWKNCRDPPASAVPHITSAIPVCYHCNETGHKKPECPKLKTGKGDRGTNPAIASSSKGTIMVTRGRAHQMTVEEPVITTTVADTYLLDSKPDVVMFDSGATHSFVSHTFINRLGRSIGKLAHPMVVDVVDNRTIYVTDVYRSCTLEFSGVEFPIDLIPIAMRELCVIIGMDWLDAFDAEIHCRKKQVRVRNPRGGELIIQGDIPRLAMASCSFAIALDDVPVVSDFNDVFP